Proteins encoded within one genomic window of Thermococcus celer Vu 13 = JCM 8558:
- a CDS encoding glycosyltransferase family 4 protein, whose amino-acid sequence MESLKIAIASDWFYPKIGGIESHIDELSRNLLLRGHEPHVLTHDYRYMKPYVDDSPYPVHRFAGTFYFRSYHSSVGFSQLWRINELYKEMNFDITHVHSIYSPFSVAVSDVSRGLRNVPVVATNHSFYGKPPFDSLIRRFIGNNLKRVDTFIAVSTPVAEDTRNLLGERLRGRPVFVVPNGIDVERWRPPEPEERERARREVGVKNEVVILYLGRMTERKQAHRIPVMVREALRRSGIPKNKVRLIMVGNGPMRPVLERNLRETGVGEITDLYDFMERGRLLPLYWAADMVLTPGILEAFPVVGLEAMATGKPVIGRKESGISDMIVNGVTGLLAESEEGMVENLAVAIQERDKLVAMGREARRRAEREFSWEVVLDRLLGVYRRTMDMRDEVDRRYLLYRLIRGISL is encoded by the coding sequence ATGGAAAGCCTTAAAATCGCAATAGCCTCCGACTGGTTCTACCCCAAAATCGGGGGAATAGAGTCCCATATTGATGAGCTCTCCCGCAACCTCCTTCTCAGGGGACACGAGCCCCACGTCCTGACCCACGATTACCGCTACATGAAACCTTACGTGGACGACTCTCCCTACCCCGTTCACAGATTCGCCGGGACCTTCTATTTTCGTAGCTACCACTCCAGCGTTGGATTCTCACAGCTGTGGAGAATAAACGAGCTCTACAAGGAGATGAACTTTGACATCACCCACGTTCACAGCATATACTCCCCCTTCTCGGTGGCTGTCTCGGACGTGTCAAGGGGGCTGAGAAACGTCCCCGTCGTGGCCACGAACCACTCCTTCTACGGAAAGCCCCCCTTTGATTCTCTGATCAGGAGGTTCATCGGCAACAACCTCAAGAGGGTGGACACGTTTATAGCCGTCAGTACCCCGGTAGCAGAGGACACCCGGAACCTGCTTGGCGAGAGGCTCAGAGGACGTCCCGTTTTTGTGGTGCCCAACGGGATAGACGTTGAGAGATGGCGGCCGCCGGAGCCTGAGGAAAGGGAGAGGGCCAGAAGGGAGGTCGGTGTGAAGAACGAGGTGGTGATCCTCTACCTCGGGAGGATGACGGAACGCAAGCAGGCACACAGAATACCGGTAATGGTGAGGGAGGCCCTAAGACGGAGCGGAATTCCGAAAAATAAGGTGAGGCTTATAATGGTGGGAAACGGACCTATGAGGCCAGTCCTTGAGAGGAACCTTAGGGAAACGGGCGTAGGAGAAATAACCGACCTCTACGACTTCATGGAGAGGGGGAGGCTCCTACCGCTCTACTGGGCGGCCGACATGGTCCTGACGCCCGGTATCCTCGAGGCCTTTCCCGTCGTGGGCCTTGAGGCAATGGCAACGGGAAAACCGGTAATCGGGAGGAAAGAGAGCGGCATATCCGATATGATAGTGAACGGTGTAACGGGCCTCCTGGCGGAGAGCGAGGAGGGCATGGTAGAAAACCTGGCCGTTGCCATACAGGAGAGGGATAAACTTGTGGCCATGGGGAGGGAGGCCCGCAGGCGCGCCGAGAGGGAATTCTCGTGGGAGGTTGTGCTGGATAGACTGCTGGGCGTGTACAGACGCACGATGGATATGAGGGACGAAGTGGACAGGAGGTACCTGCTCTACAGGCTGATCAGGGGGATTTCGTTATGA
- a CDS encoding lysylphosphatidylglycerol synthase transmembrane domain-containing protein, whose translation MLGSIATSARQYFSLVGTVSPRYLALAFLTYYVSVLLYGIRWKLVLNGVGRDAPLGELVKAILASIFINNVTPMSRSGGELLRMAWVSRRAMVPTGVSAVSIVYERILETVPVFVLFLAGMTYFSSEEPIPFVLLGVTGIFLIWVKWDSFVRLSLHLFKAPVSPEEIERIASLKDMHGLNVAAIILSSVVWLLDVLRLKLITLAFGLNLAWSFIAVISIANLFFGLLAFTPGGVGIIEGGLIGTLTYFGIPTALAVSITLLERFVSYVVSSLVGLVVLLTSGGVEIWKALKSQ comes from the coding sequence ATGCTGGGGAGTATTGCAACATCGGCAAGACAGTATTTTTCACTGGTTGGGACCGTCTCCCCAAGGTACCTTGCCCTGGCCTTTCTCACTTACTACGTGAGCGTCCTTCTCTACGGGATTCGATGGAAACTCGTTCTAAACGGTGTAGGCAGAGACGCTCCACTGGGGGAGCTCGTTAAGGCCATACTCGCCTCCATCTTCATAAACAACGTCACCCCGATGAGCAGGAGCGGGGGGGAACTGCTCAGGATGGCGTGGGTGTCGAGAAGGGCCATGGTACCCACGGGGGTCTCGGCCGTCAGCATAGTCTACGAGCGCATACTTGAGACGGTCCCCGTGTTCGTCCTTTTCCTTGCCGGGATGACCTACTTCTCGTCCGAGGAACCGATACCCTTTGTGCTCCTGGGGGTTACGGGCATATTCCTGATATGGGTTAAATGGGATTCCTTCGTCAGGCTCTCCCTCCACCTGTTCAAAGCCCCCGTAAGCCCCGAAGAGATCGAGAGGATAGCCTCCTTAAAGGACATGCACGGCCTCAACGTTGCCGCGATCATCCTCAGTTCGGTCGTCTGGCTCCTCGACGTCCTCCGGTTGAAGCTCATCACCCTCGCCTTTGGGCTCAACCTTGCCTGGAGCTTTATAGCGGTCATCTCAATAGCCAACCTCTTCTTTGGCCTCCTCGCCTTTACCCCGGGGGGCGTGGGAATAATCGAAGGCGGGCTCATCGGAACGCTCACGTACTTCGGTATCCCCACCGCCCTCGCGGTCTCGATAACCCTACTGGAACGCTTTGTATCGTACGTAGTCAGCAGCCTGGTGGGACTGGTGGTGCTCCTGACGTCCGGAGGGGTTGAAATATGGAAAGCCTTAAAATCGCAATAG
- a CDS encoding polysaccharide deacetylase family protein — protein sequence MMVSITFDVEHDCPPYLETTRGMEDGLPRLLDLLAEKGVKGTFFFTAEMARRFPGLVRRVIDEGHELGSHNYNHERLDKLTRGEGERVIEKSLEVLRQFGEVVSFRAPNLQFPNYYYDILSKNGVLVDSSKATYKGYREGVRFFGDVLEVPASTTSSVIRLPWRIQRIVHKRLKEPRVYFVHPWEFVPMQKEKIRWDCRFNTGEKALELLGRLIDWYKSQDVEFLTMREYYERYQKLKRG from the coding sequence ATGATGGTGTCGATAACCTTCGACGTCGAGCACGACTGCCCGCCTTACTTAGAGACCACGAGGGGAATGGAAGATGGACTGCCAAGGCTTTTGGACCTGCTGGCGGAGAAGGGGGTAAAGGGGACCTTCTTCTTCACGGCCGAGATGGCGAGGCGCTTCCCGGGGCTCGTAAGGCGGGTGATCGACGAGGGACATGAACTTGGAAGTCACAACTACAACCACGAAAGGCTCGATAAGCTCACGAGGGGAGAGGGCGAGAGGGTCATCGAAAAGTCGCTCGAGGTACTACGCCAGTTCGGGGAGGTGGTCTCATTCCGGGCCCCCAACCTGCAGTTCCCTAATTACTATTATGATATACTGTCAAAAAACGGAGTCCTCGTGGACTCGTCGAAGGCAACATACAAGGGCTACCGCGAGGGCGTGAGGTTCTTTGGAGACGTCCTCGAGGTCCCCGCCTCGACCACGTCCTCGGTCATAAGGCTCCCCTGGAGGATTCAGAGGATCGTCCACAAACGCCTGAAGGAGCCGAGGGTCTACTTCGTCCACCCGTGGGAGTTCGTCCCGATGCAAAAGGAAAAGATAAGGTGGGACTGCAGGTTCAACACGGGGGAGAAGGCCCTCGAGCTTCTGGGAAGGTTGATAGACTGGTACAAGAGCCAAGATGTAGAGTTCCTGACGATGAGGGAGTACTACGAGAGGTACCAAAAGCTTAAACGGGGGTGA